From the genome of Mycobacterium dioxanotrophicus, one region includes:
- a CDS encoding ThuA domain-containing protein yields the protein MTRVLYLYGGWPGHNPYGVSDWAKGLFDELGFAVEESNDIFTLDRDLTGYDLIACNWNNATLWEGLTASQESHLLGAVEQGTGFVAWHGAGAAFRASVKYHWLIGADVLDHPAGEGVKHPYQLRIVDKEHEITRGVTDFDVASEQYYMNVDPRVHVLADTVFDGEHIAWIEGQRMPQIWTNQWGHGRVYYNAIGHYIEDLEHPAVSRLMKQGFAWAARSNETR from the coding sequence ATGACACGCGTTCTGTACCTCTACGGCGGCTGGCCGGGACACAATCCCTACGGAGTGTCGGACTGGGCCAAGGGCCTGTTCGACGAACTGGGCTTCGCTGTCGAGGAGTCCAACGACATCTTCACCCTCGATCGCGACCTGACCGGGTACGACCTGATCGCCTGCAACTGGAACAACGCGACGCTGTGGGAGGGGCTGACCGCATCGCAGGAATCCCACCTGCTTGGCGCCGTCGAGCAGGGCACAGGTTTCGTCGCCTGGCATGGCGCCGGAGCAGCCTTCCGCGCCAGCGTCAAATACCACTGGCTGATCGGCGCCGACGTACTGGACCATCCCGCGGGCGAGGGGGTCAAGCATCCCTACCAGCTGCGCATCGTCGACAAGGAGCACGAGATCACCCGCGGGGTAACCGATTTCGATGTCGCATCCGAGCAGTACTACATGAACGTCGATCCGCGCGTGCACGTGTTGGCCGACACCGTCTTCGACGGTGAGCACATCGCCTGGATCGAGGGTCAGCGCATGCCCCAGATCTGGACAAACCAGTGGGGTCACGGACGCGTCTACTACAACGCCATCGGTCACTACATCGAAGACCTCGAGCACCCCGCCGTCAGCCGCCTGATGAAGCAGGGCTTCGCGTGGGCGGCGCGAAGCAACGAAACCCGTTAA
- a CDS encoding glycoside hydrolase family 3 N-terminal domain-containing protein — protein MNDVSRAAHAVLFPIADTFATDGWFGDFLHGGGRSVLMASSAEEYAARRIGDERRARETAEDIRDFGARANAVAGRPVVLAADAEPAGVQRLEHLLPPIPGRADLPSLTDEQLRDAFGGYGATARELGVSMFVGPVLDVITGSNAWLTDRTMATELDEAGRIGAAYTTAVQAHGVTAMAKHFPGHPDLPANAIYEDVVLDLAADEVDRNIEPFRRLIAAGVGSVMVGPTIVTGIDPVEPAATSKVVIDLLRAQGFSGIVVSDDLDAVSTMRGRSLGEVAVASVAAGVQMLLIPGAGPHVSECVNALVHAVDTGALAPEALQSAAAAVDALADRSATSSTQPTRI, from the coding sequence ATGAACGACGTTTCACGCGCCGCGCACGCGGTGCTCTTCCCGATCGCCGACACCTTCGCCACCGACGGGTGGTTCGGCGACTTCCTGCACGGGGGTGGACGCAGCGTACTGATGGCATCCAGCGCCGAAGAGTATGCGGCCCGGCGTATCGGAGATGAGCGGCGCGCCCGCGAAACCGCCGAGGACATCCGGGATTTCGGCGCCCGCGCAAATGCAGTCGCCGGACGACCGGTCGTGCTGGCCGCCGATGCCGAGCCGGCCGGGGTGCAGCGGCTCGAGCACCTACTGCCACCCATCCCCGGCCGCGCCGACTTGCCGTCGCTCACCGACGAACAACTGCGCGACGCCTTCGGCGGATACGGTGCCACCGCCAGGGAACTCGGCGTGTCGATGTTCGTCGGCCCTGTGCTCGATGTCATCACCGGTTCGAACGCCTGGCTCACCGACCGCACCATGGCGACCGAACTCGACGAGGCAGGCCGGATCGGCGCGGCGTACACCACCGCGGTGCAGGCCCACGGCGTGACCGCCATGGCCAAGCACTTCCCGGGCCACCCCGATCTGCCGGCCAACGCCATCTACGAGGACGTGGTACTCGACCTAGCCGCAGACGAGGTCGACCGCAACATCGAGCCGTTCCGCCGGCTCATCGCCGCGGGCGTCGGATCGGTGATGGTCGGTCCCACCATCGTGACCGGCATCGACCCCGTCGAGCCGGCCGCCACCTCGAAAGTCGTCATCGACCTGCTCCGGGCCCAGGGCTTCTCGGGCATCGTGGTCAGCGACGACCTCGACGCGGTGTCCACGATGCGCGGCCGCAGCCTCGGCGAGGTGGCCGTGGCCAGCGTCGCTGCAGGGGTCCAAATGCTGCTCATTCCCGGTGCCGGACCGCATGTTTCGGAGTGTGTGAACGCGCTGGTGCACGCCGTGGACACCGGTGCGCTCGCCCCGGAGGCGCTGCAATCCGCCGCTGCGGCGGTTGACGCCCTCGCCGATCGGTCCGCGACCTCGTCCACTCAACCGACGCGCATCTAG
- a CDS encoding thiamine pyrophosphate-binding protein, translating into MPVLTGGQIIARTLKNYGIEHCAGIPGHGIWSVTDAFLDEESKIPFIQVFHEQSALHLADGYYRVTGKPMLALTSIGAGASNTVLGLATALQDSVNMLLITGGPPTHMRGHGLLQVLDRFRDNDFPRIAEALTKRSWVANTVEELPFALHRLFNTMLTGRPGPVHLEVPMDVQAASADVELHDLEARIPTGVTYPDPTAIAKAVDVMKTAERPVIVLGGGAIASNASPELIKLAEKWNAAVVTTWNGKGAFPEDHPLSMGAIGHTGTSAGNATSSKADVILSVGCRFTDWTSSSFAKGVTYSIPDTKLVHVDIDPQEIGRNYPVDVGIVADARVTAAALLEALTEAPERAEYTAELESLKAEWEATLATRRDSDRFPFTSQRPVGILREIFPRDGIIVSGSGNTQGAVRQTFPVYEPRTHLTSGGFSPMGWAVPAAVGAKLAKPGVPVVCILGDGDFLMNSQEIALSVIQQLPVIFLVQNNAGYMSIRGGMRKQTSRFIGCEFTGPDGNPYSPDFAALGEAYGLSSIRVGSSSELEAALRKAIDANEPTLIEIPTDRDAAGPWTPGWWDWPIPTYVTDERADQYASTKKSEQHY; encoded by the coding sequence ATGCCCGTACTCACCGGTGGCCAGATCATCGCCCGGACCCTGAAGAACTACGGAATCGAACACTGCGCAGGCATTCCCGGCCACGGCATCTGGTCGGTGACCGATGCCTTCCTCGACGAGGAATCCAAGATCCCATTCATTCAGGTCTTCCACGAGCAGAGCGCTCTACACCTGGCCGACGGCTACTACCGCGTCACCGGCAAGCCGATGCTGGCCCTGACCTCCATCGGCGCCGGCGCATCCAACACCGTGCTCGGCCTGGCGACCGCGCTACAGGACTCGGTCAACATGCTGCTCATCACCGGCGGACCGCCGACCCACATGCGCGGCCACGGCCTGCTGCAGGTACTGGATCGCTTCCGCGACAACGACTTCCCCCGCATCGCCGAAGCCCTCACCAAACGCAGCTGGGTCGCCAACACCGTCGAAGAATTGCCCTTCGCGCTGCACCGACTGTTCAACACCATGCTCACCGGCCGGCCCGGCCCGGTACACCTCGAAGTGCCGATGGACGTGCAGGCCGCCAGCGCCGACGTCGAACTGCACGACCTCGAGGCGCGCATCCCGACCGGGGTGACCTATCCGGACCCGACCGCAATCGCCAAAGCCGTCGACGTCATGAAGACCGCCGAGCGACCGGTCATCGTGCTCGGTGGTGGTGCCATCGCCTCGAACGCCTCACCGGAGCTGATCAAGCTCGCCGAAAAGTGGAATGCCGCCGTGGTAACCACGTGGAACGGCAAGGGCGCCTTCCCTGAAGACCACCCGCTGTCGATGGGCGCGATCGGCCACACGGGCACCAGTGCCGGCAACGCGACCTCGTCCAAAGCCGACGTCATCCTCTCCGTCGGCTGCCGCTTCACCGACTGGACCTCGTCGAGTTTCGCCAAGGGCGTCACCTACTCGATACCGGACACCAAGCTCGTGCACGTCGACATCGACCCCCAGGAGATCGGCCGCAACTACCCCGTCGACGTCGGCATTGTCGCCGACGCGAGAGTGACCGCGGCGGCGCTGCTGGAAGCGCTGACCGAGGCGCCCGAACGCGCTGAGTACACCGCCGAACTGGAGTCGCTCAAGGCCGAATGGGAGGCCACCCTCGCCACCCGCCGAGACAGCGACCGCTTCCCGTTCACGTCGCAGCGTCCCGTCGGGATCCTGCGGGAGATCTTCCCCCGTGACGGCATCATCGTGTCCGGCTCGGGCAACACCCAGGGCGCAGTCCGCCAGACCTTCCCGGTGTACGAACCCCGCACACACCTGACCTCGGGCGGGTTCTCGCCGATGGGCTGGGCCGTGCCTGCAGCAGTCGGTGCCAAGCTGGCCAAGCCCGGGGTGCCCGTCGTGTGCATCCTCGGCGACGGCGATTTCCTGATGAACTCGCAGGAGATCGCCCTGAGCGTCATCCAGCAGCTGCCGGTCATCTTCCTCGTGCAGAACAACGCGGGCTACATGTCCATCCGCGGCGGCATGCGCAAGCAGACCTCACGGTTCATCGGATGCGAGTTCACCGGCCCCGACGGCAACCCCTACTCGCCGGACTTCGCCGCGCTCGGCGAGGCCTACGGCTTGTCCTCGATTCGGGTCGGCTCCTCGTCAGAACTGGAGGCGGCACTGCGCAAGGCCATTGACGCGAACGAGCCCACGCTCATCGAGATCCCGACCGACCGCGACGCCGCCGGCCCGTGGACGCCGGGCTGGTGGGACTGGCCGATCCCGACCTACGTCACCGATGAGCGGGCCGATCAGTACGCCTCGACGAAGAAGTCTGAACAGCACTACTGA
- a CDS encoding mycofactocin-coupled SDR family oxidoreductase, whose translation MGSFDGKVAFITGAARGQGRSHAIEFARRGTRVIAIDIDQQVPSAPYPTATAEDLAETVRLVEGLGGEILAATVDVRDLAGLSKVITNGVERFGRLDFILANAGIVSYGLLSSMDEDQFQEMIDINLTGVWKTVRAGVQHMVDAGNGGCIVLTSSTAGLRTMGNIGHYAASKHGVVALAKAFANELGPHHIRVNSVHPSNTRTVMGVDNDGVLNMFRPDLENPTLDDCVDAFASIHVMPDVPWIHPIDITNTVLFICSDEAKYMTGAQIPVDVGMLAKNP comes from the coding sequence ATGGGAAGCTTCGACGGCAAGGTCGCGTTCATAACCGGTGCGGCGCGCGGTCAGGGCCGCAGTCACGCGATCGAATTCGCCCGGCGCGGCACACGAGTCATCGCGATCGACATCGACCAGCAAGTGCCGTCGGCCCCCTATCCGACCGCCACCGCCGAAGATCTCGCCGAGACCGTGCGTCTGGTCGAGGGCCTCGGCGGCGAGATCCTGGCGGCCACCGTGGACGTCCGCGACCTGGCCGGGCTGTCCAAGGTGATCACCAACGGCGTGGAACGCTTCGGCCGGCTGGACTTCATCCTGGCGAATGCGGGCATCGTGTCCTACGGGCTGCTCTCGTCGATGGACGAAGACCAGTTCCAGGAGATGATCGACATCAACCTCACCGGGGTGTGGAAGACCGTCCGGGCCGGCGTGCAGCACATGGTCGACGCCGGAAACGGCGGATGCATCGTGCTGACCAGTTCGACCGCCGGCCTGCGGACCATGGGCAACATCGGCCACTATGCCGCATCCAAACACGGGGTGGTGGCCCTCGCCAAGGCCTTCGCCAACGAGCTTGGCCCGCACCATATCCGGGTGAACTCCGTGCACCCGAGCAACACGCGCACGGTGATGGGCGTCGACAACGACGGCGTCCTGAACATGTTTCGCCCAGACCTGGAGAACCCGACACTCGACGACTGCGTCGACGCGTTCGCGTCCATCCACGTCATGCCCGACGTGCCGTGGATCCACCCTATCGACATCACCAACACCGTGCTGTTCATCTGTTCCGACGAAGCCAAGTACATGACCGGCGCCCAGATCCCCGTCGACGTCGGCATGCTCGCCAAGAACCCCTGA